A genomic window from Quercus lobata isolate SW786 chromosome 10, ValleyOak3.0 Primary Assembly, whole genome shotgun sequence includes:
- the LOC115966095 gene encoding ASC1-like protein — translation MCIQTQLAISGLASLPLKLFNSLTKKKTEMDVLKATSWEQESYPIPKDLVFVPLLALIFPTVRLFLDRYVFENLARRLIFGKNHAVLDVSTDVKRKKINKFKESAWKFIYFLSEELLALSVTYDEPWFTNTKYFWVGPGDQVWPDLKIKLKLKGLYMYSAGFYLYSIVALVFWETRRSDFLVSVAHHVATVILITLSYIFKFARVGSVILAVHEGTDVILEVAKMSKYSGFEGMASICFVTFVLCWTVLRLIYYPFWIIWSTSYEVLLTLDMEKHMIDGSIYYYLFNTLLFCLLIIHIYWWKLMVIMVVNQIHARGQISDDVRSDSESDTEHND, via the exons ATGTGCATACAAACTCAGTTAGCCATATCTGGTCTTGCATCTCTGCCTCTAAAACTCTTCAATTcccttaccaaaaaaaaaactgaaatggaTGTGTTGAAGGCCACTAGTTGGGAGCAGGAATCATACCCAATACCCAAAGACTTGGTGTTCGTTCCCCTCTTAGCTCTCATCTTCCCTACAGTTCGCCTTTTTCTTGACAGATATGTTTTTGAG AATTTAGCTAGACGATTGATTTTTGGAAAGAATCATGCTGTATTGGACGTCTCAACAGATGTTAAGAGgaagaaaatcaataaattcaaaGAGTCAGCATGGaaatttatctattttctttCTGAAGAGCTTCTGGCTCTTTCTGTCACCTATGATGAGCCATGGTTCACTAATACCAAATACTTTTGGGTAGGACCTGGAGATCAGGTCTGGCCAGATCTGAAAATTAA ATTAAAATTGAAGGGATTGTACATGTATTCTGCCGGATTTTATTTGTACTCCATCGTTGCTTTGGTCTTTTGGGAAACAAGACGTTCAGACTTTTTGGTATCAGTGGCTCATCATGTAGCAACTGTTATATTAATCACGTTGTCATACATATTTAA GTTTGCTCGTGTTGGTTCAGTTATTTTAGCTGTCCATGAAGGAACTGATGTGATTCTGGAAGTTGCAAAGATGTCAAAATATAGTGGCTTTGAGGGGATGGCAAGCATTTGTTTCGTCACGTTCGTTTTATGTTGGACTGTACTCCGCCTTATCTACTACCCATTCTGGATAATTTGGAGCACTAG CTATGAAGTTCTTTTGACCTTGGACATGGAGAAGCACATGATAGATGgatctatatattattatttgttcaATACTCTTCTGTTCTGCTTGCTCATTATTCATATCTATTGGTGGAAGTTGATGGTTATAATGGTGGTGAATCAAATTCATGCACGAGGCCAGATCAGTGATGATGTTAGATCCG ATTCTGAAAGTGATACTGAACACAATGATTGA